One part of the Lotus japonicus ecotype B-129 chromosome 2, LjGifu_v1.2 genome encodes these proteins:
- the LOC130741211 gene encoding calcium-dependent protein kinase 1-like — translation MGNRSSRRSSDHSSKTRPNSGSYAGTSVPPPDRKHKPPPPPSASSVGRVLGRPMEDVRSTYVFGRELGRGQFGITYLVTHKVTNEVFACKSIATRKLVRRDDLDDIRREVQIMHHLTGHLNVVELKGAYEDRHSVNLIMELCAGGELFDRIISKGHYSERAAANLCRQIVTVVHNCHTMGVMHRDLKPENFLFLSKDENSPLKATDFGLSVFFKPGDVFKDLVGSAYYVAPEVLRRSYGPEADIWSAGVILYILISGVPPFWAENEQGIFDAILRGHIDFVSDPWPSVSSNAKDLVKKMLRADPKERISAVEALSHPWMREDGAPDKPLDIAVLSRMKQFRAMNKLKKVALKVIAENLSEEEIIGLKEMFKSIDTDHNGIITYEELKAGLPKLGTKISESEVRQLMEAADVDGNGGIDYMEFITATMHMNRMEREDHLYKAFEYFDKDKSGYITRDELETALKKYNMGDEKTIKEVIAEIDTDNDGRINYEEFVAMMRKGNPELVTDRRRK, via the exons ATGGGCAACCGCAGCAGCCGGAGGAGCTCCGACCACTCTTCCAAAACCCGACCAAATTCCGGCTCCTACGCCGGCACCTCCGTCCCCCCTCCCGATCGGAAGCAcaaaccaccgccaccaccctccgCCTCCTCCGTTGGCCGCGTCCTCGGCCGTCCCATGGAAGACGTCCGCTCCACCTACGTCTTCGGCCGCGAGCTTGGCCGCGGCCAGTTCGGGATCACCTACCTTGTCACCCACAAAGTCACCAACGAGGTGTTCGCCTGCAAATCCATCGCCACCCGGAAGCTCGTTCGCCGCGACGACTTGGACGACATTCGCCGTGAGGTTCAGATCATGCACCACCTCACCGGCCACCTCAACGTCGTCGAGCTCAAGGGCGCTTATGAGGACCGTCACTCCGTCAACCTCATTATGGAGCTCTGCGCCGGAGGGGAGCTCTTTGACCGGATCATTTCCAAAGGGCATTACTCCGAGCGTGCCGCCGCCAACTTGTGCCGCCAGATCGTGACCGTGGTTCACAATTGTCATACCATGGGTGTGATGCATAGAGATTTGAAGCCTGAGAATTTCTTGTTCCTCAGCAAGGATGAGAATTCGCCTCTTAAGGCCACAGATTTTGGTCTCTCAGTGTTTTTCAAGCCTG GAGATGTGTTTAAAGATCTTGTTGGAAGTGCCTATTATGTTGCTCCTGAGGTACTGCGTAGAAGTTATGGACCTGAAGCTGATATTTGGAGTGCTGGGGTTATATTGTACATTCTAATCTCTGGTGTCCCTCCCTTCTGGGCAG AAAATGAGCAGGGTATCTTTGATGCTATTCTTCGTGGACATATTGATTTCGTGTCGGATCCTTGGCCTTCCGTATCTAGTAACGCTAAAGATCTGGTCAAGAAGATGTTACGAGCTGACCCTAAAGAAAGGATATCAGCAGTTGAAGCCCTTA GTCATCCGTGGATGAGAGAAGATGGAGCACCGGATAAGCCTCTTGATATTGCTGTTTTATCCAGAATGAAGCAATTCAGGGCAATGAACAAGCTGAAGAAAGTAGCTCTGAAG GTTATTGCTGAAAATCTTTCTGAAGAAGAAATCATTGGCTTGAAGGAAATGTTCAAATCCATCGACACAGATCACAATGGAATTATCACTTATGAAGAGTTGAAAGCTGGTCTCCCCAAACTGGGTACCAAAATTTCCGAGTCTGAAGTGAGGCAGTTGATGGAAGCG GCTGATGTAGATGGAAATGGAGGCATTGATTATATGGAATTTATAACAGCTACCATGCATATGAATAGAATGGAAAGAGAGGACCACCTATATAAAGCTTTTGAATATTTTGACAAGGATAAAAGCGG GTACATAACAAGGGACGAGTTGGAAACTGCCCTTAAAAAGTATAATATGGGTGATGAGAAAACTATAAAGGAGGTCATTGCCGAAATTGATACAGATAAT GATGGAAGAATCAACTACGAAGAGTTTGTAGCCATGATGAGGAAAGGAAACCCAGAGTTGGTTACGGACAGACGTCGCAAGTAA